A genomic region of Chloroflexota bacterium contains the following coding sequences:
- the miaB gene encoding tRNA (N6-isopentenyl adenosine(37)-C2)-methylthiotransferase MiaB — protein MYYHLWTIGCQMNDADSARAAEALQSLGLAPTTRAEDADLIILNTCVVRQSAEDKVIGRLDSLKSLKKRADPPFIVVMGCLVGDIPALRRRFPHVNEFLRPSDVEGLVRFVQERECVVPGTRPVSAGPAPVAAYVPIMYGCDHHCTYCIVRLRRGAGRSRPIAEIRDEIALLAARGTREVTLLGQNVDAYGRDLPDRPDLADLLYAICGIEGLWRVRFLTSHPAEMSERLIEAVAELPLVCEHFELPVQAGDDEVLRRMGRGYTAAQYRDLVGRIRQCIPGASIATDVIVGFPGESEAQFQRTYDLVEALRFDVVHIAAYSVRPGTPAAKLADDVPPEEKERRRRAIEELQTRIAGEINARLLGQEVEVLVEDRARGRWRGRTRTNKLVFFEDEGDWRGKLVPVHITWTGPWALIGRVRLPADKVAD, from the coding sequence ATGTACTACCACCTCTGGACCATCGGCTGCCAGATGAACGACGCGGACTCGGCTCGCGCCGCCGAGGCCCTGCAAAGCCTGGGCCTCGCTCCCACCACCCGCGCCGAAGACGCCGACCTCATCATCCTCAACACCTGCGTCGTCCGCCAGAGTGCCGAGGATAAAGTCATCGGCCGGCTGGATTCCCTCAAGTCGCTGAAGAAGCGCGCCGACCCACCCTTCATCGTGGTCATGGGCTGCCTGGTGGGCGACATCCCTGCCCTGCGCCGTCGTTTCCCCCACGTGAACGAGTTCCTGCGCCCCTCCGATGTGGAGGGATTGGTGCGCTTCGTCCAGGAGCGAGAGTGCGTGGTCCCTGGGACCCGGCCGGTCAGCGCTGGCCCTGCCCCCGTGGCCGCCTACGTGCCCATCATGTACGGCTGCGACCACCACTGCACCTACTGCATCGTGCGCCTGCGCCGGGGAGCGGGCCGCAGCCGCCCCATCGCCGAGATCCGCGATGAGATTGCCCTTCTGGCAGCGCGGGGGACGCGAGAGGTTACCCTCCTGGGCCAGAACGTGGACGCCTACGGCCGCGACCTCCCCGACCGCCCCGACCTGGCCGATCTCCTCTACGCCATCTGTGGCATCGAGGGCTTGTGGCGGGTGCGCTTCCTCACCTCCCACCCCGCCGAGATGAGCGAGCGCCTGATCGAGGCGGTGGCCGAACTGCCGCTGGTGTGTGAGCACTTCGAATTGCCAGTGCAAGCGGGTGACGACGAAGTCCTGCGGCGCATGGGCCGCGGCTACACCGCCGCCCAGTACCGCGACCTGGTGGGGCGCATCCGCCAGTGCATACCTGGGGCTAGCATCGCCACCGACGTGATCGTCGGCTTCCCCGGCGAGAGCGAAGCCCAGTTCCAGCGTACCTATGACCTGGTGGAGGCCCTGCGCTTCGATGTGGTGCACATCGCCGCCTACTCGGTGCGACCCGGCACGCCCGCCGCCAAATTGGCCGACGACGTGCCGCCGGAGGAGAAAGAGCGCCGCCGCCGGGCCATTGAGGAGTTGCAGACGCGCATCGCCGGGGAGATCAATGCCCGACTTCTGGGGCAAGAGGTGGAAGTGCTGGTGGAGGACCGGGCACGGGGGCGCTGGCGCGGGCGGACGCGGACGAACAAACTGGTCTTCTTCGAGGATGAGGGCGATTGGCGGGGCAAATTGGTGCCGGTGCACATCACCTGGACCGGACCGTGGGCGCTGATCGGGCGGGTCCGTCTGCCAGCGGATAAGGTAGCGGATTAG
- a CDS encoding BstYI, whose amino-acid sequence MKIVYEYSHLGGAEILHIRYPDCEREIYEIIAEVAAKKTKVSKEKTMRGRELYAPKEMNQQFAQAFAAREYVQLRDTYTITLPNSDVAIPGAFKQIDFVKGKVLVEVQFGKYAFMFYDLAKFQYFFNENKADVGVEIVPCHALHKQMSTGVSYGEQLVYDIERLKRHFPAVPVKVILIDVDEPG is encoded by the coding sequence ATGAAAATCGTGTATGAGTATTCGCATCTGGGTGGAGCGGAAATTCTACACATCCGTTATCCAGACTGCGAACGCGAGATCTACGAAATTATCGCAGAAGTAGCGGCGAAGAAAACCAAGGTTAGCAAAGAGAAGACAATGCGCGGAAGGGAGTTGTATGCACCTAAAGAGATGAACCAGCAGTTTGCTCAAGCATTCGCTGCCAGGGAATATGTTCAGTTGCGCGATACATACACGATCACCTTACCTAACAGCGACGTAGCCATCCCAGGGGCATTCAAACAAATTGATTTTGTGAAAGGAAAAGTGCTCGTCGAGGTGCAATTCGGAAAATACGCTTTCATGTTTTATGATCTGGCCAAGTTCCAGTATTTTTTCAATGAAAACAAGGCCGACGTGGGGGTGGAAATCGTTCCTTGTCATGCTTTACACAAACAAATGTCCACCGGCGTGTCCTATGGCGAACAGTTGGTATACGACATTGAACGCCTAAAACGACATTTTCCGGCTGTTCCAGTCAAGGTTATTCTGATTGATGTGGACGAACCCGGCTGA
- a CDS encoding site-specific DNA-methyltransferase, producing the protein MGEVKIASVFDRTADLVLYQGDCLDLLPLVPDGLVKLVVTSPPYNLGKPYENRLELDEYLGQQRKVIEECVRVLHDQGSICWQVGNYVDNSEIIPLDILLYPIFASLGLHLRNRIVWHFGHGLHASKRFSGRYEVILWFTKGNEYTFNLDAVRVPQKYPKKKYFKGPKRGQFSGHPLGKNPSDVWEIPNVKANHVEKTIHPCQFPVELIERLVLAMTNEGDWVLDPFIGVGTTAIAALMHKRRAIGAEIVPEYVEIAKERIRLAEKGALRIRPMERAVYDPDAPRRSVPPKFIHLGTAPIQSQLFEEDTQYTVQEQDE; encoded by the coding sequence ATGGGTGAAGTAAAAATTGCCTCAGTATTTGATAGGACGGCGGATCTCGTCCTATACCAAGGTGATTGCCTTGATTTGCTTCCTCTTGTGCCGGATGGCCTTGTCAAATTGGTTGTTACCTCGCCGCCGTATAATCTAGGTAAGCCATACGAAAACCGCCTGGAATTAGATGAGTATCTAGGACAACAACGCAAAGTGATTGAGGAATGTGTACGAGTATTGCATGACCAAGGGAGCATCTGTTGGCAGGTCGGTAATTACGTTGATAATAGCGAGATCATTCCCCTAGATATCCTTCTGTATCCCATCTTTGCTTCATTGGGGTTACATCTGCGCAATCGCATTGTGTGGCACTTCGGACACGGTTTACACGCCTCGAAGCGGTTTTCTGGCCGATATGAGGTTATTTTGTGGTTTACCAAAGGCAACGAATACACTTTCAATTTAGATGCCGTCCGCGTGCCACAGAAGTACCCTAAGAAGAAATACTTCAAAGGACCCAAAAGAGGCCAGTTTTCGGGTCATCCTTTGGGAAAGAATCCCAGCGACGTTTGGGAAATCCCCAACGTGAAAGCGAACCATGTAGAAAAGACTATTCACCCTTGTCAGTTCCCGGTTGAACTAATAGAGCGGTTAGTCCTTGCGATGACCAATGAGGGTGATTGGGTATTGGACCCATTCATCGGCGTCGGGACAACAGCTATCGCAGCTCTAATGCATAAGCGAAGGGCCATTGGCGCCGAGATCGTACCCGAGTACGTAGAGATCGCAAAAGAACGCATACGTCTAGCAGAAAAAGGAGCCTTGCGAATCCGGCCGATGGAAAGGGCAGTCTATGACCCTGACGCGCCAAGGAGGAGTGTACCGCCTAAGTTTATCCATCTGGGGACAGCGCCGATCCAGTCCCAGTTGTTCGAAGAGGATACGCAATACACTGTGCAGGAGCAAGATGAATGA